Proteins encoded by one window of Desulfurococcus sp.:
- a CDS encoding ABC transporter permease — translation MGLGRFLVRRVFTFIPTVIGVLFITYIIAYAIPADPVRAWIGEKNMNPEALEQIRVKYRFDAPWYEQFAFLVGSLLSGNLEDPVLHRNVFDELFYRFPITVEVAIVGFLFTVIIGIPLGFIAALKKDTWVDFLVRVFALVGSSLPAFVLYYFLILFLFTYLHTTVLAGIPFPSKACMSTLSALPGRIPVLGHLVSAIGSVPMFGAAMCGEWSVVTDTFRRLYLPGLALGLLNGGFIARIVRNSLLDNLSQEYIQYAKARGLRKTRVWMHALKNASIPVVTVLGALFGGLLSGAIVAETVFNIPGIGRYIYNAITRLNFPAIIGGTFLVAIVYVTINLIIDIVYAILDPRIRY, via the coding sequence ATGGGGCTTGGCAGGTTTCTTGTTAGAAGGGTGTTTACATTCATACCTACAGTTATAGGTGTGCTCTTCATAACCTACATTATAGCCTATGCTATTCCAGCCGACCCTGTGCGAGCTTGGATTGGAGAGAAAAACATGAATCCTGAGGCCCTTGAGCAGATCCGCGTTAAGTATAGGTTTGATGCACCCTGGTATGAGCAGTTTGCGTTTCTCGTTGGAAGCCTCCTCTCAGGTAACCTAGAAGACCCGGTTCTTCACAGAAATGTTTTCGATGAATTATTCTACAGGTTCCCTATAACAGTTGAAGTAGCAATTGTCGGCTTTCTCTTCACAGTTATCATAGGAATACCATTAGGCTTCATAGCAGCCTTGAAGAAGGATACATGGGTAGACTTCCTTGTAAGAGTATTTGCTTTAGTTGGCAGCTCGCTACCAGCCTTCGTTCTCTACTACTTCCTAATACTATTCCTCTTCACATACCTCCATACAACAGTTCTAGCTGGAATACCCTTCCCCTCCAAAGCCTGCATGTCAACTCTTTCAGCTCTACCAGGAAGGATACCAGTTCTCGGCCACTTAGTTTCAGCTATTGGAAGCGTACCTATGTTTGGTGCAGCCATGTGTGGCGAGTGGAGCGTGGTAACTGATACTTTCAGGAGGCTCTACCTGCCCGGGCTAGCCTTAGGGCTACTGAATGGTGGATTCATAGCTAGAATAGTGAGGAACAGTCTGCTCGATAACCTCAGCCAAGAGTACATTCAGTACGCTAAAGCTAGAGGCTTAAGGAAGACTAGGGTGTGGATGCATGCATTAAAGAATGCATCAATCCCAGTAGTAACAGTTCTTGGAGCTTTATTCGGAGGATTGCTATCTGGAGCTATAGTAGCTGAAACAGTTTTCAATATACCTGGAATTGGAAGATACATCTACAATGCTATAACAAGACTTAACTTCCCCGCGATAATAGGTGGAACATTCCTAGTCGCCATAGTATACGTTACTATAAATCTAATCATAGACATAGTTTATGCAATCCTGGATCCGAGGATTAGGTACTAG
- a CDS encoding ABC transporter permease encodes MEIIYKLLVKAIDGYASLRNKLSRGWSERNSSKIREWKLMAYALSKSRIGVLGGILVFIEVVLAIIGPYLAWQPYWVYPVIENPGLKLLPPCIPPWCTGHPLLGTDEWGRDLLSMTLVGIRISFVISIMVVVLGAPLGILLGLIAGYKGGVIDEIIMRLTDIFMAFPALVLAIAFAAVLPSRFRLFLESNTIARNLIAGLLGLRAEEYPQIAALLALWVAMIIVWWPGYARVVRGSALSAREHTYVEAAKVLGLSTWRILFKHMLPNIISPIIVMMTFDIATATLFAATLSFLGLGPQEPVPELGFMISKAGNWFPESSWHIVLFLGLVLLFIALGWNLLGDALRDVLDPRTRRAIEFSEGERK; translated from the coding sequence GTGGAGATAATCTATAAGCTGCTAGTTAAAGCTATAGATGGCTACGCATCCCTAAGGAATAAGCTGAGTAGAGGGTGGAGTGAGAGAAATAGCTCTAAGATACGTGAATGGAAGCTCATGGCTTACGCGTTAAGTAAGAGCAGGATAGGCGTACTAGGCGGTATACTCGTGTTCATTGAAGTAGTACTAGCTATTATAGGGCCATACCTAGCCTGGCAGCCATACTGGGTGTACCCAGTTATAGAGAACCCTGGATTAAAGCTACTACCACCATGTATACCACCCTGGTGTACTGGGCACCCGCTACTTGGAACTGATGAATGGGGAAGAGACCTGCTGTCCATGACGCTGGTTGGCATTAGGATATCATTCGTGATCTCAATAATGGTTGTAGTGCTAGGAGCCCCTCTAGGTATTCTACTCGGTTTAATAGCAGGGTACAAAGGCGGTGTTATTGATGAGATCATAATGAGGCTGACAGATATATTCATGGCTTTCCCAGCACTGGTGCTCGCAATAGCTTTCGCTGCAGTACTACCCAGCAGGTTCAGACTCTTCCTGGAATCAAACACTATTGCGAGAAACCTTATAGCAGGGCTACTCGGCTTAAGAGCCGAGGAATACCCTCAGATAGCCGCGCTCCTAGCATTATGGGTAGCAATGATCATAGTGTGGTGGCCAGGATACGCTAGAGTAGTTAGAGGGAGCGCGCTGAGTGCTAGAGAACACACCTACGTAGAGGCTGCTAAAGTCCTAGGTCTCTCAACGTGGCGGATACTCTTCAAGCATATGCTACCTAACATTATCTCGCCTATCATAGTCATGATGACATTTGATATAGCTACTGCAACACTCTTTGCTGCAACCCTCTCCTTCCTAGGCTTGGGTCCCCAGGAGCCTGTCCCGGAGCTAGGCTTCATGATATCTAAAGCAGGCAACTGGTTCCCTGAAAGCAGCTGGCATATAGTATTATTCCTAGGCTTAGTCCTCCTCTTCATAGCTTTAGGCTGGAACCTCCTCGGGGATGCATTAAGAGACGTGCTAGACCCTCGAACTAGGAGGGCAATAGAGTTTAGTGAGGGTGAGAGGAAGTGA
- a CDS encoding ABC transporter ATP-binding protein, whose protein sequence is MSLNENIVLSVRGLEVKFYTYAGVVHAVSGVSFDVGKGEIVALVGETGCGKSVTTRAITKLIDPPGRIEGGVALFRRRDGRIVDLLSLSDEEIRDIRGNEIAYIFQDPTSALDPLYTIGHHFYETMADHSRVSKKTALDRAISLLRETLVPSPEARVKNYPHELSGGMRQRAVISIGLSNNPVLLIADEPTTNLDVTIQAQILELIKELQARHGMSVILITHNLGVVAEVAHRVYVMYAGKIVEEATVEELFEDPQHPYTRLLLKTVPDPTRRIERLESIPGTVPSLINPAPGCRFRDRCPFAFEECSKEPPLIEVSKTHRVYCWLHAKR, encoded by the coding sequence GTGAGCTTGAATGAGAATATAGTTTTAAGTGTGAGAGGCCTAGAAGTCAAGTTCTACACTTACGCTGGGGTAGTACACGCTGTATCAGGTGTCTCATTCGATGTAGGTAAAGGCGAGATTGTTGCACTGGTAGGTGAAACTGGATGCGGTAAATCTGTGACTACAAGAGCTATCACTAAGCTAATAGACCCGCCTGGGAGAATAGAAGGAGGTGTAGCCTTATTCAGGAGGAGAGATGGACGTATCGTAGACCTCCTCAGCTTAAGTGACGAAGAAATACGAGATATTAGGGGTAATGAAATAGCATATATATTCCAGGATCCAACGTCAGCGTTAGACCCGCTATACACGATCGGCCACCACTTCTACGAGACTATGGCTGATCACAGTAGAGTGAGCAAGAAGACAGCGTTAGATCGAGCCATAAGCCTCCTCAGAGAGACACTAGTGCCGAGTCCTGAAGCAAGAGTGAAAAACTATCCTCACGAGTTATCCGGGGGAATGAGGCAGAGAGCCGTAATATCCATAGGCTTAAGCAATAACCCTGTCCTGCTTATAGCAGACGAGCCTACAACAAACCTGGATGTCACTATACAGGCTCAAATACTAGAGCTAATAAAGGAGCTTCAAGCCAGGCATGGAATGAGCGTTATACTCATAACACATAATCTAGGCGTAGTCGCTGAAGTAGCTCACAGAGTCTACGTTATGTATGCAGGTAAAATAGTTGAGGAGGCAACAGTAGAGGAGCTCTTCGAGGATCCCCAGCACCCCTACACCAGGCTGCTCCTAAAGACAGTCCCTGACCCAACAAGGAGGATTGAACGATTAGAATCTATTCCCGGCACGGTCCCAAGCCTCATAAACCCAGCACCTGGATGCAGATTTAGAGATAGATGCCCATTTGCCTTCGAGGAGTGCTCGAAGGAGCCTCCTCTAATCGAGGTGAGTAAAACACATAGAGTTTACTGCTGGCTTCACGCTAAGAGGTGA
- a CDS encoding ABC transporter ATP-binding protein, translated as MSQVLVEAVNLKKYFKVRGLFSTKLVKAVDDVSFKIYRGETFGLVGESGCGKTTLGRLLLLLHEPTSGSIFFEGKDIARLKGRELKEFRRNAQMVFQDPHTSLNPRMTIAEILEEPVREHNIEVKGGIEDFLAEHMKLVGLNPELLYRYPHELSGGQKQRVAILRALILKPKFMVLDEPTSALDVSVQAQVLELLRDLQRKFNLTYLFISHDISVVKYMSNRIGVMYLGKIVEIGDSEQVFNNPLHPYTQMLFSAIPIPNPKIARSRKRIKLEGEPPSPINPPAGCRFHPRCPLARDICRREEPPLVEVEPGHYVACWLYHRK; from the coding sequence GTGAGCCAAGTGCTCGTAGAAGCAGTCAACTTAAAAAAGTACTTTAAGGTTAGAGGGCTATTTTCAACAAAGCTTGTGAAAGCAGTCGACGATGTATCATTCAAGATATACCGGGGAGAGACCTTCGGGCTTGTAGGTGAGAGCGGTTGTGGTAAAACCACTCTCGGCAGGCTTCTACTACTGTTACACGAGCCGACAAGTGGGAGCATATTCTTCGAAGGTAAGGATATAGCTAGACTTAAGGGTAGAGAGCTCAAGGAGTTCCGTAGAAACGCTCAAATGGTCTTCCAGGACCCGCATACATCTCTTAACCCTAGGATGACCATAGCTGAGATACTCGAGGAGCCTGTAAGAGAGCATAATATCGAGGTAAAAGGAGGTATTGAGGACTTTCTAGCTGAACATATGAAGCTCGTAGGATTAAACCCTGAGCTACTCTACAGGTACCCTCACGAGTTGAGTGGAGGACAGAAGCAGAGGGTGGCTATCCTCAGGGCATTAATATTGAAACCGAAGTTCATGGTGCTAGATGAACCGACTTCAGCACTAGACGTATCAGTTCAAGCACAGGTCTTAGAGCTTCTACGAGACCTCCAGAGGAAGTTTAATTTAACATACCTGTTCATATCCCATGACATCTCAGTGGTAAAATACATGAGCAATAGGATAGGAGTAATGTATCTAGGCAAAATCGTGGAGATAGGGGATTCAGAGCAAGTATTCAATAACCCGCTACACCCATACACACAGATGCTCTTCTCAGCAATCCCCATACCCAACCCGAAGATTGCTAGAAGCAGAAAGAGGATTAAACTGGAAGGCGAGCCGCCTTCACCAATAAACCCGCCGGCTGGATGCCGCTTCCACCCAAGGTGCCCTCTAGCCAGGGATATCTGCAGGAGGGAGGAGCCACCACTAGTAGAAGTAGAACCAGGCCACTACGTTGCATGCTGGCTGTACCACCGTAAATAA
- a CDS encoding carboxymuconolactone decarboxylase family protein produces the protein MVVMMTYRNKLNETLAVLNELVPRAPELQEFIKYLEEAEAPKILDSKTKELISLGIAIAIRCEPCIIWHTNAAVKAGASLEEILDVIKVAVCMGGGPALMYGLKAYEAAKEFTGVKK, from the coding sequence ATGGTGGTCATGATGACATATAGAAATAAACTTAATGAAACACTAGCTGTACTAAACGAGCTGGTCCCCAGAGCACCCGAACTCCAGGAGTTCATTAAGTACTTGGAGGAGGCTGAAGCACCCAAGATACTTGACTCGAAGACAAAGGAGCTGATAAGTCTCGGAATAGCCATTGCTATTAGGTGCGAGCCGTGCATAATATGGCATACTAATGCAGCAGTAAAAGCCGGTGCATCACTAGAAGAGATACTCGATGTAATCAAGGTTGCTGTATGCATGGGTGGCGGTCCAGCCTTAATGTACGGCTTGAAAGCATATGAGGCTGCAAAGGAATTCACCGGCGTGAAGAAGTAA
- a CDS encoding NAD-dependent epimerase/dehydratase family protein, which yields MGAYIVTGGAGFIGSHLIDYFASESSGRDLIVVDNLSSGSIRNIEQHLRSGIVKLVEADLTVFDEKWIKWFKDGEIVFHYAANPEVRVSSIEPRIHFDNNVVATFNVLEAMRIHDVDRIVFASSSTVYGEPAVIPTPEDYYPLKPISVYGASKLASEVLIQSYCSLYGFKALVLRYANIIGARSSHGVIVDFISKLKANPSVLEILGDGSQRKSYLHVSDAVEATVHLVKHAAWTPGSFEVYNVGNNDWITVTEIADIVVEEMGLKNVQYVFKKVTPDGRGWPGDVKLMLLDIRKLESSGWKPTLSSRQAVRRTVRELLGKD from the coding sequence ATGGGAGCATACATTGTCACAGGTGGAGCAGGCTTCATCGGCAGCCACTTAATCGACTACTTTGCAAGCGAATCAAGCGGTAGAGACTTAATAGTAGTAGATAACTTATCCTCTGGAAGCATCAGGAATATTGAACAGCACTTAAGGAGCGGTATTGTTAAACTAGTGGAAGCCGACTTAACAGTATTCGATGAAAAATGGATTAAATGGTTTAAGGATGGTGAGATAGTCTTCCATTATGCTGCTAACCCTGAGGTACGGGTTTCAAGTATTGAGCCGAGAATACACTTCGACAATAATGTTGTTGCAACCTTCAATGTGCTTGAAGCCATGAGGATACATGACGTGGATAGAATAGTCTTCGCTAGCAGCTCCACAGTATACGGTGAGCCAGCGGTAATACCAACGCCAGAAGACTACTATCCTTTAAAGCCTATATCAGTCTACGGGGCTTCAAAACTAGCATCAGAAGTGCTTATCCAATCCTACTGTAGTCTCTACGGCTTTAAAGCCCTGGTATTAAGATACGCTAATATAATTGGCGCTAGAAGCAGCCACGGTGTAATAGTAGACTTCATAAGCAAGCTTAAAGCTAACCCCTCAGTACTCGAGATACTTGGCGATGGATCACAGAGGAAGAGCTACCTCCATGTCAGCGATGCCGTAGAAGCCACAGTACACTTAGTTAAACATGCCGCTTGGACTCCCGGCAGTTTTGAAGTATACAATGTAGGCAATAATGACTGGATTACTGTCACTGAGATAGCAGATATAGTTGTAGAAGAAATGGGCTTAAAGAACGTTCAATACGTGTTCAAAAAGGTGACACCTGACGGACGAGGATGGCCGGGCGACGTGAAGCTAATGCTGCTTGACATAAGGAAACTAGAGTCATCCGGCTGGAAGCCCACGCTATCCTCGCGTCAAGCTGTAAGGAGAACTGTAAGAGAGCTTCTAGGTAAGGATTAA
- a CDS encoding magnesium transporter has translation MFIAALSLGDLARYPEILGTLPALNALIGASMGHLGNTLNVRLHVEGRAELALYSRQAFIEALGVYVSTLTAFTVIATLGVVGNLALSLMTVSLVFLAVYVLSSLITFYLTLESFRHGWDPDNLVFPVMTTVADFLGYFFTSIALRVLAG, from the coding sequence GTGTTTATTGCCGCTTTAAGCCTAGGGGATCTCGCTAGATACCCTGAGATACTGGGTACTCTACCAGCATTAAACGCCTTGATCGGGGCGTCTATGGGGCATCTTGGTAACACGCTTAATGTGAGACTACATGTAGAAGGACGCGCTGAGCTAGCCTTATACTCGAGGCAGGCGTTTATAGAGGCTCTCGGAGTTTACGTATCAACTCTCACGGCTTTCACTGTGATCGCAACTCTAGGAGTGGTGGGTAACCTAGCCTTATCCCTGATGACAGTCTCCCTGGTCTTCCTAGCAGTATATGTTCTCTCATCTTTAATTACATTCTACCTTACTCTCGAATCCTTCAGGCACGGCTGGGATCCAGATAACCTCGTGTTCCCTGTGATGACGACTGTCGCAGACTTTCTCGGCTACTTCTTTACTTCAATTGCTCTACGGGTTCTCGCAGGCTAG